In the Helicobacter cetorum MIT 99-5656 genome, TAGGCTTGATTTTTAAAGAGCATAAAAATTCAGTGACATGAGTATTAATAGAGCATTCAATATTGATAGGCAAAAAACTATTTTCAAGCAATCTAAGAACATCTTCATTTTGAATGTGTCGCCTATCTTCTCTTAAATGAATGGTGATTAAATCCACTTTATGGGTGTTTTTAGCAATAAACAAAGCTTCTAAAATTTCAGGTTCGTAAGTCTTTCTCACTTCCCTTAAAGTAACGATATGGTCAATATTTAATCCAAAACGCATGGTTATCCTTTTATTTTAATAATAATGATTTTTGAAATTGTAACACAAAATCTACTTCTTATATCCATAAAGATTTTGTCATCAAGCTATCTTTTAAAATGCTATAATACCCAAACTAAAACCATTAAAAAGTGTTATCTGTGCTATATTTTTTAACCAGCTTCTTCATTTGCTCTCTAGTTGTCCTGTGGTCTAAAAAATCCATGCTCTTTATAGATAATGCGAACAAAATACAAGGCTTTCACCATGCAAAAACCCCACGAGCTGGGGGGCTTGGTATTTTTTTCTCTTTTGTATTAGCCTACTTTTTAGAGCCTTTGGAAATGCCTTTTAAGGGGGTTTTTGTTTTTTTAGGGTTGTTGTTAGTCTTTTTGAGTGGGTTTTTAGAAGACATTAATCTCTCACTCAGCCCAAAAACTCGCCTTATTTTACAGAGCATAGGGATAGTCTGTATTCTTTTCTCCACGCCTTTAGTAGTGAGTGATTTCTCACCCCTTTTTAGTTTGCCCTATGTTTTGGCATTTTTATTCGCTATTTTTATGCTTGTAGGCATTAGCAACGCCATTAACATCATTGATGGGTTTAACGGACTTGCATCAGGAATTTGTGTCATCACTCTTTTAGTCATTCACTATATAGAGCCCATTAGTTTTGCTTGCCTGTTAGCCTACATGGTGCTTGGCTTTATGGTTTTAAATTTTCCTTTAGGAAAAATCTTTTTGGGCGATGGGGGGGCGTATTTTTTAGGATTAGTGTGTGGGATTTTGCTCTTGCATCTGAGTTTAGAACAAAAAATCAGCGTGTTTTTTGGACTCAATTTAATGCTTTATCCGGTCATTGAAGTGCTTTTTAGTATTCTTAGGCGTAAACTCAGACGCCAAAAAGCCACCATGCCCGATAACTTGCATCTGCACACCCTTTTGTTTAAAGCGTTGCAGCAACGCTCTTTGATTTATCCTAACTCCTTGTGTGCTTTCATTCTTATTCTATGCAACTTGCCTTTTGTTTTGGTGAGCGTCTTTTTTTGTTTGAACGCCCCTGTTTTGATTGCAATAAGCTTAGTTTTTATAGCGTGCTATTTAGTAGCATACGCCTATTTAAACAGACAAGTCCATCCACCCAAAAGGCAAAAATTTTAATGAAAAAACTTAAAAGTCTTTTTTTCAGTTTGCTACTATGGGTATGTCCACTAGAGAGCAAACCCTTGAATGAAGGGGCTTATATCCTACAAGAAATTGGCGATGTGCTTCGTTTCTTGCCTATTTTTGTCGGCACGGTGAGTTTGGCTATGCGAGATTATAGGGGCTTTGGAGAATTAGCTGTAGGGACTTTAGCCGCTCAAACAGTTATCTATGGGATTAAAGGAGCTTTTAGCGCTGCACATAAAAATGGGGCTAAAGTAGAATTTGCTAAACGCCCATGCTGTAATTCATGGCGAGGCATGCCAAGTGGGCATGCTGGGGGGGTGTTTAGTGCGGCTGGGTTTGTATATTATCGCTATGGGTGGAAACCAGCCATTCCTGTTATCGCCCTTGCAATACTCACTGATGCAAGCAGAGTGGTCGCTAAAAAACATAGCGTTTTACAAGTAGTGGTAGGGAGTCTTATAGGCTGGGGAGTTGCGTATTTATTTACCACACGCTACAGACCCAAACAATGGATGCTCTACCCTGAAATCTCTAGTGATTTTAAGGGCAGTAACCGCTATGGGGTGAGCTTTTCTTATCAATGGTGAATAAAAGGTTTTAAAGTGTTAAAAAGATTATTATTAGTGTTATTGTTTTTAGGATTTTTAAGAGCAGAAGCAGATTTGGGGCATTATGAAATAATTGCCGAACTTTCAAAGGCTTTTTTGAAAGCTAAGAATGCCTTTACTATGCTTAATCAAACTCTCAAAACTTGCGTTGAAACAGAAGATGATGCCACTCAAATACGCATTCAAAGCGCTTTCTTGGGAAGTCTGTCTAGTTCAGAGCAACAATTTTATGACTACTTTGAGCAGGGTTTTAAAAGTATAGAAAATCTAAAAACCTTGCTTAAAAACATTGAATCTTTAGAGGAGTCTTCAAGCAAGATTCCATGTGCAATCCAAAAAAATGCTAAAAATTTTGAAATTCTAGATGAAGTTATGGTGCAAATCATAGATTTAGAAGAGCAAATGGATAGGTTTATTAACAACACCAAATAAGGTTGTTTTATCCCTTACTTTAACAAGCTTCATTGTAAATCATCACACAAAACTTCAAAAAGAATAAGTGAGTTGGCAACGCACCCGATACATTCTAATCTGTCCGAATAAATTCGCATAATAAAGTTGGGCTGTGAATCGGTTGCCCACCTTGTAAGCAATGCTTGGGGTAATCTCTCCAAAAGTCGCATTCTTAGTTGCTCTAAAGCCCCTATAGGCTGGATCCCAACCACGATATTGTTTTAAGTCGCTCAAATCAGTATCCCCTTCCCACAAAGTGAAGTTATTTTTACCGGTAACAAACACTAAATCCAACGCAAACAATAAATTCTTGTAGCGATAATCTAGTTGCGAATACACCGAATACATGCTTGTATTCTTAGTCGCTCCCCCACCAATAAGTCCAAAGCCCATGCTACCATGCCCTTGGCTACCATTCCATAATTTACCAGCCGTTTTTAGCCCCCCTACATTATCAATTAAACTTGCATAGCCTTGAGCAAAACTCCCAAAAGTCCCAACCATCGCATAAAACCCATGCCTTTCTACGCTCACTTGAAAATTATAAACCCCCCTACTTTGGGCTAATTCTTGTGGGGCATGACCTAGCATAGTTTCTCGCTTGACTTTATCTTTAAAATAAGTGGCTAAGAATTGCGAACGCTTAGTTTGAAACTCCGCCTTGTTATTCACTCCTGCTGTGGCTAACTGAAACAAGACATTCACAAATTGATGCTCCCCACCCCATTGATAACGATAACTAGCTTCAGTAAAAATCATGTAATCAATAAGCTTATGAGCATATAAATCATACAATTTTGCCCTAAAATGATGGCGGTTTTCAAAACCAAATTTCTTACCATACCCTACCCCACCTATCAAAAGGGCGTTCCCTATGCCAGCTCCCCAAATGCTCCCCTTTGTATTAGCTCCAAGAGTTTTCCCCCTACAATCAAAACGCCCGGTTTTAGGGTTGAGTTTGACACCAGTCAAGCTTCCTTCACATTTCACCCCATTAGTATCATAGCCAACGCCTGCACTATACAAATCGTCCGCCATCCAGCTTCCAAAAGCCGAAAAATCAAATACAAAATCCTTTAAATCCTTACTGCTAAAACTCGCCCCAATCGCTCTGTCCGTGCTTTTA is a window encoding:
- a CDS encoding glycosyltransferase family 4 protein, producing the protein MLSVLYFLTSFFICSLVVLWSKKSMLFIDNANKIQGFHHAKTPRAGGLGIFFSFVLAYFLEPLEMPFKGVFVFLGLLLVFLSGFLEDINLSLSPKTRLILQSIGIVCILFSTPLVVSDFSPLFSLPYVLAFLFAIFMLVGISNAINIIDGFNGLASGICVITLLVIHYIEPISFACLLAYMVLGFMVLNFPLGKIFLGDGGAYFLGLVCGILLLHLSLEQKISVFFGLNLMLYPVIEVLFSILRRKLRRQKATMPDNLHLHTLLFKALQQRSLIYPNSLCAFILILCNLPFVLVSVFFCLNAPVLIAISLVFIACYLVAYAYLNRQVHPPKRQKF
- a CDS encoding phosphatase PAP2 family protein, giving the protein MKKLKSLFFSLLLWVCPLESKPLNEGAYILQEIGDVLRFLPIFVGTVSLAMRDYRGFGELAVGTLAAQTVIYGIKGAFSAAHKNGAKVEFAKRPCCNSWRGMPSGHAGGVFSAAGFVYYRYGWKPAIPVIALAILTDASRVVAKKHSVLQVVVGSLIGWGVAYLFTTRYRPKQWMLYPEISSDFKGSNRYGVSFSYQW